The Treponema medium genome has a window encoding:
- the lsrF gene encoding 3-hydroxy-5-phosphonooxypentane-2,4-dione thiolase encodes MADLDGLKTAHDYHTDVPFAVDGAFYVKGAGNLDWGMKKHLSNIFNPQTGNTVMFAFDHGYFMGSVSGLERLDLLIPQLNDHVDVLMATRGALRTCVRPDCKKAIALRVSSGSSMVQDDLTHEVVAVNIEDAIRMNADCLAVQTFIGGDGQLESIDNLSAVINAGIRYSIPTLGVVAVGKNMERTAQYFKLATRIIAELGANIIKTYYCEDFEEIVAACPVPIVVAGGKKLPEKEALELAYHAIRDGARGLDMGRNIFQSAHPVAMADAIGKIVHHKYTDKEAFEFYTEQINKK; translated from the coding sequence ATGGCAGATTTAGACGGTTTAAAAACAGCTCACGATTATCACACGGATGTCCCTTTTGCCGTTGACGGTGCATTTTATGTCAAGGGGGCCGGCAATCTCGACTGGGGTATGAAAAAACACCTCTCGAATATTTTTAATCCTCAAACCGGTAATACCGTGATGTTCGCATTTGATCACGGTTATTTTATGGGGTCCGTTTCGGGGCTCGAACGGCTCGACCTTTTAATTCCCCAGCTTAATGATCATGTCGATGTCCTTATGGCAACACGAGGAGCATTGCGCACCTGTGTACGCCCTGATTGCAAAAAAGCTATTGCGCTCAGAGTGTCTTCCGGTTCTTCTATGGTACAGGATGACTTAACCCATGAAGTTGTTGCCGTCAATATTGAAGATGCGATAAGGATGAATGCCGACTGTCTTGCAGTTCAGACTTTTATCGGCGGCGACGGTCAGCTGGAAAGCATCGATAATCTTTCTGCGGTTATTAATGCGGGAATCCGTTATAGCATACCGACCCTTGGCGTAGTCGCAGTCGGTAAGAATATGGAACGCACCGCACAGTATTTTAAACTTGCAACACGTATTATTGCCGAACTCGGTGCAAACATCATAAAAACGTATTATTGTGAAGATTTTGAAGAAATCGTTGCTGCATGTCCGGTACCGATTGTAGTAGCCGGCGGGAAAAAGCTCCCCGAAAAAGAAGCGCTCGAATTGGCTTATCATGCAATCCGCGACGGAGCCAGAGGGCTTGATATGGGACGTAATATTTTTCAGAGCGCTCATCCTGTAGCAATGGCCGATGCAATCGGAAAAATCGTTCACCACAAATATACCGACAAAGAAGCGTTTGAATTCTATACGGAACAAATTAATAAAAAATAG
- a CDS encoding methionine ABC transporter permease produces the protein MSSWSTLVQLVGTATAQTLIMVFFSTLFSFILGAPLGVLLCITAEGNLMPKPVLHQLIDRIVNVLRSFPFIILMILLFPFSRLIIGTSIGTAATVVPLSIAAAPFVARVIESALLEIDRGVIQAALAMGSSTMEIIFKVMIPEALPPLVAGVTLTIINLIGYSAMAGAIGGGGLGDLAIRYGYQRFRSDIMLAAVIVILVMVELIQFIGTRISTALAKRR, from the coding sequence ATGAGTTCATGGTCAACCTTAGTGCAGCTTGTAGGAACCGCGACGGCGCAAACGCTTATAATGGTATTTTTTTCTACGCTTTTTTCTTTTATACTCGGAGCGCCGCTCGGCGTGCTGTTATGCATCACTGCGGAGGGGAACCTTATGCCGAAACCGGTGTTACACCAGCTTATCGACCGGATAGTGAACGTATTGCGCTCATTCCCGTTTATTATATTGATGATTTTGCTCTTTCCGTTTTCGCGGCTCATCATCGGTACCAGTATCGGAACTGCTGCAACGGTCGTACCGCTTTCCATCGCCGCCGCCCCCTTTGTTGCACGGGTTATCGAAAGCGCTTTGCTGGAAATCGACCGCGGTGTTATCCAAGCGGCTCTCGCGATGGGCTCTTCTACTATGGAGATTATCTTTAAAGTGATGATACCGGAAGCGTTGCCGCCCCTCGTTGCAGGTGTTACGCTTACTATTATCAACCTTATCGGGTATTCGGCAATGGCGGGCGCAATCGGCGGCGGCGGTCTCGGCGATTTGGCAATCCGATACGGCTATCAGCGGTTCCGCAGTGATATTATGCTGGCGGCGGTCATCGTTATTTTAGTGATGGTAGAGCTTATTCAATTTATCGGTACGAGGATCAGTACGGCGCTTGCAAAACGGCGGTAG
- a CDS encoding methionine ABC transporter ATP-binding protein, with protein sequence MIRLVNVNKRYGELQAVDNISLEIPSNTIFGIIGKSGAGKSTLVRLISLLEPVDSGEIYYGDSRVDTLTGKLLRNQHKKIGMIFQNFNLFASRTAAGNIAYPLEIAGMPKRAIAAKVEEMLNVVGLEGRGDARVSTLSGGQKQRVAIARALAVSPDILFCDEATSALDPQTTRSILELLKRLQKDMNLSVVMITHQMEVVRDCCQQVAVIDNGAVAETGSVREIFSAPKSEVTKDFLMHINPLNPEDTQLIRWSKSDGAYTLRFSGEPTSEPVLSKISRDYNIEFNICAGGMQKVGETVVGTLFVDINGSPEDMQKAFAYLNQNGIKVEETHK encoded by the coding sequence ATGATACGGTTAGTAAACGTAAACAAACGGTACGGAGAACTTCAAGCGGTGGATAATATCAGTCTTGAAATTCCTTCCAATACGATTTTCGGGATTATCGGAAAAAGTGGTGCGGGGAAATCGACGCTCGTGCGGCTGATAAGCCTTTTGGAACCGGTGGATTCGGGCGAGATTTACTATGGAGACTCCCGCGTAGACACCTTGACGGGCAAGCTCCTACGCAATCAACATAAAAAAATCGGGATGATTTTTCAGAATTTCAATTTATTTGCATCGCGCACGGCTGCGGGTAATATTGCCTATCCGCTTGAAATTGCCGGAATGCCGAAGCGTGCTATTGCAGCAAAAGTGGAAGAAATGCTGAATGTTGTCGGGCTTGAAGGACGCGGTGATGCGCGGGTAAGTACCCTATCCGGCGGACAAAAACAGCGGGTGGCTATTGCCCGTGCCTTGGCGGTTTCTCCCGATATCCTCTTTTGTGATGAAGCGACAAGCGCACTTGACCCGCAGACAACACGCTCAATTTTGGAGCTGCTCAAGCGGCTGCAAAAGGATATGAATTTAAGTGTTGTGATGATAACGCATCAGATGGAAGTGGTGCGCGACTGCTGCCAGCAAGTGGCCGTTATCGATAACGGCGCCGTGGCCGAAACGGGTTCCGTGCGTGAAATCTTTTCTGCGCCGAAGTCGGAAGTAACCAAAGACTTCTTAATGCATATCAACCCGCTCAATCCCGAAGACACGCAACTTATTCGATGGTCAAAAAGCGACGGCGCCTATACGCTCCGATTCTCCGGTGAACCCACGAGTGAGCCGGTCTTGAGTAAAATTTCCCGCGATTACAATATTGAATTTAACATCTGCGCAGGCGGTATGCAGAAGGTTGGAGAAACGGTGGTCGGAACCCTCTTTGTCGATATTAACGGTTCACCCGAAGATATGCAAAAAGCATTTGCTTATCTTAATCAAAACGGTATCAAAGTAGAGGAGACACATAAATGA
- a CDS encoding ABC transporter permease, with amino-acid sequence MRKKRFAFTNELLLIAVIVCEIILFGMLNPRFLRPIVLLGSINDFISICIISLFVTMVIIAGGMDIQAGSIVGLSSIVVGVFFQSGVNIYAACLLAIIAGILCGLLSGFIIAYTNVPPMVVTLGGSFLYSGLAVSITRIAKVELYKGISGFPAAFTAVTQFRFFGIIPSQILLFLIMAIIAYIILHRTAYGRSVYLCGINSNAAEFSGVNTRFIKMTTYALSGAGAAIAGIVLTSYLGTAKADFGKELTLPVITAVVLGGTAITGGSGSIFGTALSALVIGIMRFGLSMAGVNTQYLDIPVGMLLLIIVASRGFSGKGFSSNLTGIFRKR; translated from the coding sequence ATGAGAAAGAAACGGTTTGCTTTTACAAATGAATTACTGTTGATTGCCGTTATTGTATGCGAAATTATCTTATTCGGTATGTTGAACCCGCGCTTTTTACGTCCGATTGTACTGCTCGGTTCAATCAATGACTTTATTTCAATCTGCATCATCTCGCTTTTTGTAACGATGGTTATTATTGCCGGCGGGATGGATATTCAGGCAGGTTCAATAGTCGGGCTTTCGTCGATTGTTGTGGGCGTATTCTTTCAAAGCGGTGTAAATATCTATGCGGCTTGCTTGCTTGCAATTATCGCAGGCATACTGTGCGGACTGTTAAGCGGTTTTATTATTGCGTATACCAATGTGCCGCCCATGGTCGTAACACTCGGCGGTTCGTTTTTATATTCCGGTTTAGCGGTTTCGATTACCCGTATTGCAAAGGTTGAACTGTACAAGGGTATCAGCGGTTTCCCTGCTGCATTTACGGCAGTTACGCAGTTCCGTTTTTTTGGAATTATTCCTTCTCAAATTTTATTGTTTTTAATTATGGCGATAATTGCCTATATTATTCTGCACCGTACTGCCTACGGACGTTCCGTGTATTTGTGCGGTATTAACTCGAATGCAGCCGAATTTTCCGGGGTAAATACGCGATTTATCAAGATGACGACGTATGCGCTTTCCGGAGCCGGTGCGGCGATCGCCGGGATTGTACTTACCTCATATCTTGGCACGGCAAAGGCGGACTTTGGTAAAGAATTAACCCTGCCGGTTATAACAGCTGTCGTACTCGGCGGTACGGCAATTACCGGCGGGAGCGGCAGTATTTTCGGGACGGCGCTTTCCGCACTGGTAATCGGAATTATGCGATTCGGTTTATCGATGGCTGGAGTCAATACTCAGTATCTTGATATACCGGTCGGCATGTTACTGCTTATTATTGTTGCATCTCGCGGATTTTCCGGGAAAGGTTTTTCGAGCAATCTCACCGGTATTTTCCGCAAGCGATAG
- a CDS encoding substrate-binding domain-containing protein: MKKLMSIMLAALLVGVPVFAGGSSDQGSGGSKKDVVVVFIPKISGNAFFEVANEGAQKLAKQVGFTVKYDGSPDAAVANQVNIINNAIQQGADAISISTVDAAGVDQALKAARKAGLAVMTWDSDSNPDARQLMTSQGTPDILGKMLVDMGVTSLKERGKNPDTDVIKYCWHYSQATVTDQNSWHVAGEAYIRQKYPKWVNVAPDNYYSNQDAERAITVGEAVLSAHKDIDLIICNDSTALPGQCQAAQNLGLNQKKVTITGFATPNAIKGYCRAGILTRWGLWDCGIQGAISCYLAYWAATGHSMKVGDTIDIPTIGKVTIQPNTVLDPKSYTANDSGVVLLPERAVFTKENMDKYNF; the protein is encoded by the coding sequence ATGAAAAAACTGATGTCGATTATGTTGGCAGCGCTCTTGGTCGGCGTACCGGTATTTGCCGGCGGCTCAAGTGATCAGGGCTCTGGTGGTTCAAAGAAAGACGTTGTTGTCGTATTTATTCCGAAAATCAGCGGCAATGCTTTTTTTGAAGTAGCAAATGAAGGCGCTCAAAAACTGGCAAAGCAGGTCGGTTTTACCGTAAAGTATGACGGCAGCCCCGATGCAGCAGTGGCGAATCAGGTTAATATCATTAACAATGCTATTCAGCAAGGTGCCGATGCAATCTCAATTTCGACCGTTGATGCAGCCGGTGTCGATCAAGCATTGAAAGCAGCTCGCAAAGCCGGCCTTGCCGTTATGACATGGGACTCCGATTCCAATCCTGATGCTCGGCAGCTTATGACATCTCAGGGAACCCCCGATATCCTCGGCAAAATGCTTGTAGATATGGGCGTTACCTCTCTTAAAGAAAGAGGTAAAAATCCCGATACGGATGTTATCAAATACTGCTGGCACTATTCTCAGGCAACGGTTACCGATCAGAATTCATGGCATGTCGCAGGCGAAGCTTATATTCGCCAAAAGTATCCCAAATGGGTTAATGTTGCGCCGGATAACTATTATTCGAACCAAGATGCGGAGCGTGCAATTACAGTTGGAGAAGCGGTTCTGTCTGCTCACAAAGATATCGACTTAATTATTTGTAACGACTCGACTGCTCTTCCCGGTCAGTGCCAAGCCGCACAAAACCTTGGTCTTAATCAGAAAAAGGTAACCATTACCGGTTTTGCAACACCGAATGCGATTAAGGGCTATTGCCGTGCAGGTATTCTTACTCGCTGGGGCTTGTGGGATTGCGGTATTCAAGGTGCAATTTCCTGTTACCTCGCCTACTGGGCAGCAACAGGACACAGTATGAAAGTCGGCGACACAATCGATATTCCTACCATCGGTAAGGTAACTATTCAGCCGAACACGGTACTTGATCCGAAATCTTATACGGCAAACGATTCCGGTGTTGTATTGCTTCCGGAGCGTGCAGTATTCACAAAAGAAAACATGGATAAGTATAACTTCTAA